A genomic segment from Garra rufa chromosome 5, GarRuf1.0, whole genome shotgun sequence encodes:
- the gltpd2b gene encoding glycolipid transfer protein domain-containing protein 2: MGVKCRACVAIVFILLLLGSMWLHGNLEDQWNTCSKFYNVKNKILSIIRVNSSDEDVAPLKVCPSQRFQVVDLLAHLQEAPVSTNDVLLKPYLASWDELIKFLEALGPMVGIISQEIESKTSIIRELAQKAEKEAEKDSKRMPQQSDPVLMISHDRLSFGYSSIRSMIKWELENGLVNFNKYTNSGCRTLLRLHRALLWLQNFLEELGKEAAEGESLRSPSDLCKETYQRTLAHHHTWWVRKAAELAFLAMPERPYFYQLVCVETQAEAAVVLNRVVKAIKEVYERNEVALQEHGMLDLP; encoded by the exons ATGGGAGTCAAATGCAGGGCTTGTGTTGCCATTGTCTTCATCCTCCTTTTGCTTGGCTCTATGTGGCTAC ATGGGAACCTGGAGGACCAATGGAATACTTGTTCAAagttttataatgtaaaaaacaAG ATTCTGTCCATTATTAGAGTTAATAGTTCAGATGAGGATGTTGCTCCACTGAAGGTGTGTCCTAGCCAGAGGTTTCAAGTTGTCGATTTGCTGGCTCATCTGCAGGAAGCACCAGTCTCAACCAATGATGTGCTGCTAAAGCCATACCTAGCAAGCTGGGATGAACTTATCAA GTTTTTGGAAGCATTGGGGCCAATGGTGGGGATAATTTCACAAGAAATTGAGTCGAAAACCAGCATCATCCGTGAACTGGCCCAAAAAGCGGAGAAAGAGGCAGAGAAAGACAGTAAAAGAATGCCTCAGCAAAGTGATCCAGTCTTAATGATATCTCATGACAGACTCTCATTTGGTTACAGTTCTATTCGGTCTATGATTAAATGGGAGCTGGAGAATGGTTTGGTGAATTTCAACAAGTACACAAACTCGGGCTGCAGGACTCTGTTGCGCTTGCATCGTGCTCTGCTTTGGCTGCAAAACTTCCTGGAGGAACTAGGGAAGGAAGCAGCTGAAGGAGAGAGTCTACGAAGCCCTTCTGACCTCTGCAAAGAGACTTACCAGCGCACACTGGCCCACCATCACACCTGGTGGGTGAGGAAAGCAGCAGAACTGGCCTTTCTTGCTATGCCTGAACGACCTTATTTCTACCAGTTGGTGTGTGTGGAGACACAGGCAGAAGCTGCTGTGGTGCTGAACAGGGTAGTGAAAGCAATAAAAGAAGTGTATGAGAGAAATGAAGTCGCTCTACAGGAACATGGCATGCTGGATCTACCTTGA